From the genome of Fusobacterium sp., one region includes:
- a CDS encoding coproporphyrinogen III oxidase, with product MLVHDFKILGQENKIYIEDNIILYIFETLEWINTYNDEGLLQTNKGINYYGITYFDVKGIIHLKEILLGWRNLFEKAPLFFKLRGSFCFDTNKRVKNSYSKQKLLSQFDSLINLCEVAIKQNKIIYHGGI from the coding sequence ATGTTAGTGCATGACTTTAAAATATTAGGACAAGAAAATAAAATTTATATAGAAGATAATATTATTTTATATATTTTTGAAACTTTGGAGTGGATAAATACTTATAATGATGAAGGATTATTACAGACAAATAAGGGAATTAATTATTATGGAATTACCTACTTTGATGTTAAGGGAATCATTCATTTGAAAGAGATTTTGCTTGGGTGGAGAAATCTTTTTGAAAAAGCTCCCTTATTTTTTAAACTAAGAGGTTCTTTTTGCTTTGATACAAATAAAAGAGTAAAGAACTCTTACTCAAAACAAAAACTTCTATCTCAATTTGATTCTTTGATTAATTTATGTGAAGTTGCGATAAAACAAAATAAAATTATTTATCATGGCGGAATATAG
- a CDS encoding tetratricopeptide repeat protein, giving the protein MRNKNKFLIFLIGIFFLNISYLSLGNEKDYSFLIKKGMKYFKDKNYDLAEKTWKPIADSENIEAQFYMGTLYEEQNQYDLAEKYYRLAADQGYLPAQNYLGHLYYFKKKDYKSAEKYYQMSADQGSDFGYCGLGYVYNLLGKEELAEKNYLIGAEFGDHVSQNNLGVLYSKQGRYRLAYKYYKMSAKQGYTPAKENLEGFKKKLLNLSFKEKILFYK; this is encoded by the coding sequence ATGAGAAATAAAAATAAATTTTTAATATTTTTAATAGGTATATTTTTCTTAAATATATCTTATTTATCTTTGGGAAATGAAAAAGATTATAGTTTTTTAATTAAAAAGGGAATGAAATATTTTAAAGATAAAAATTATGATTTGGCAGAAAAAACATGGAAACCAATAGCAGATTCTGAAAATATTGAAGCACAGTTTTATATGGGAACTTTATATGAAGAGCAAAATCAATATGATTTAGCTGAAAAATATTATAGATTAGCAGCAGATCAAGGATATCTTCCAGCTCAAAATTATTTGGGACATTTATACTACTTCAAGAAAAAAGATTATAAGTCAGCAGAGAAATATTATCAAATGTCAGCAGATCAAGGAAGTGATTTTGGGTATTGTGGCTTAGGATATGTATATAATCTTTTAGGGAAAGAAGAACTAGCAGAAAAAAATTATTTAATAGGAGCTGAGTTTGGTGATCATGTATCACAAAATAATTTAGGTGTGTTATATTCAAAGCAGGGTAGATATAGATTGGCATATAAATACTATAAAATGTCAGCAAAGCAAGGTTATACACCAGCAAAAGAAAATTTAGAAGGATTTAAGAAAAAATTATTAAACCTTAGTTTTAAAGAAAAGATATTATTTTATAAATAA